The following proteins are encoded in a genomic region of Sphingopyxis sp. YF1:
- a CDS encoding HAMP domain-containing sensor histidine kinase, with protein sequence MDEILLSEFTRPLEFRQSNLDKQFRSGGIPKLKAEVESRAARVHHDQTAILLVDPAGRKLAGNLAVWPASVPVSGGWIPATLERDGIGHSEQFLVRAKELPTGHRVLLGGLLDNRAEMQEALLTALIAALALAIPIGLVGGLALARQMNRMVAAIGDLGAHVSVGDLKRRAATDGSGDPVDRLKSTLNQMLDRIQKLVEEHRILTDALAHDLRSPLTRISMQLAGASPVCGKQDHAERFEMIGQEVDGVLHILESALQISRAEAGTGKESFEPVDVSAMMQDLCEIYGPLASAAKVRLEFEGEGDLVVQGDRVLLARAVSNLIDNAIKYGAGGNVIYLRTEREGHTVRIEVSDRSAGIPEERRAEALRKFGRLDHARSTPGSGLGLTLVNAVASLHSGSFELLDHRPGLRAVIALPASRPT encoded by the coding sequence GTGGACGAGATTCTCCTGTCGGAATTCACGCGCCCGCTCGAGTTTCGGCAAAGCAATCTCGACAAGCAATTTCGCAGCGGCGGAATCCCGAAGCTCAAAGCCGAAGTGGAAAGCCGGGCAGCGCGCGTCCATCATGACCAGACCGCGATTCTTCTCGTCGACCCTGCGGGTCGCAAGCTTGCCGGCAACCTTGCTGTTTGGCCGGCTTCGGTTCCGGTTTCGGGTGGCTGGATTCCGGCGACGCTCGAGCGGGACGGCATAGGGCATTCAGAACAATTTCTCGTGCGCGCCAAAGAGCTTCCGACGGGACACCGCGTGCTCTTGGGAGGGTTGCTCGACAACCGGGCAGAGATGCAGGAGGCGCTGCTAACAGCCCTGATTGCGGCGCTCGCGCTCGCCATTCCGATCGGACTGGTCGGAGGCCTGGCGCTGGCGCGCCAAATGAACCGGATGGTTGCCGCTATCGGAGATCTGGGAGCGCATGTCAGTGTTGGAGATCTGAAACGGCGCGCTGCTACCGATGGCAGCGGTGATCCCGTCGACCGCCTCAAGTCCACCCTGAACCAGATGCTCGATCGCATTCAGAAGCTGGTCGAGGAGCACCGGATCCTGACCGATGCGCTCGCTCATGATCTCAGGTCGCCGCTCACGCGCATTTCGATGCAACTGGCAGGGGCATCACCGGTATGTGGGAAGCAAGATCATGCGGAGCGATTCGAGATGATCGGCCAGGAAGTCGATGGCGTGCTCCATATCCTTGAAAGCGCACTCCAGATCAGCCGTGCAGAAGCCGGGACTGGTAAAGAGAGCTTTGAGCCGGTCGACGTATCCGCGATGATGCAGGATCTTTGCGAAATCTATGGTCCGTTGGCCTCGGCCGCAAAGGTGCGGCTGGAGTTCGAAGGCGAAGGCGACCTGGTCGTTCAGGGGGACCGGGTTCTTCTTGCGCGGGCGGTTTCCAACCTGATCGACAATGCCATCAAATATGGCGCGGGCGGGAATGTTATCTACCTTCGGACCGAGCGGGAAGGGCACACGGTTCGGATCGAGGTGTCGGACCGTTCGGCGGGCATTCCGGAAGAACGACGTGCGGAAGCGCTCAGAAAGTTCGGGCGGCTCGATCATGCCCGCTCGACACCGGGAAGCGGCCTTGGTCTTACCCTCGTGAACGCGGTTGCATCGTTGCACAGCGGTTCGTTCGAACTGCTCGATCACCGCCCCGGCTTGCGAGCCGTTATTGCGCTGCCGGCTAGTCGGCCAACATAG
- a CDS encoding serine/threonine-protein kinase, with translation MTALDRDDWQAIQELFDELVDLPPDAQTQGLTGSTHVPEIVSAVRGLLAASRGEGILDLSPPPLGAEAAMVSYTSLAAGQDVGGFTIERLIGRGGLGEVYLAHRAGADFDQRVALKLLRVDAAERAESFARERRLLARLDHPGIARLIDAGVAPDGRPYIVMDYVDGLPVDEWCRVHAADLDTRLRLFRETCDAVAYAHANLVVHRDIKPSNILVDPAGKPRLVDFGIGKLLDDSAALPATTQAMLTPDYAAPEQLDGDEATVATDVYALGVVLYELVSGKSPWRGEKSSVPAMIRRVLYEDAALPSRAAASGGAPVPANRIGGDLDAIVMKAMRRNPAERYLSVSALSEDVARHQQFLPVQARDGSTRYMAGRFLRRYRWGVAATAAVLAALLVGAGGIAWQARQTAIERDAALAEAKRSEAINRLLSVMLRDTAATDAGESATVKQMLDQTADRLANSLDKSEESAVLVATLYNLYVNLEDNLGSYTLVSRALERGVGSDSAAATADLKVKKAAAAAATGNTGEMPALIADAERVFATDPVRYRLQIVELKQAKAQYLRRTGKTEEAVKLLVSLLPDAEVVWKENHRDMLSIYNNILVYMIELGQLDQMTPIIARAEALIARSGETNSGSDLNIRQLKALRLIRLGKPQEAEPLLVALVAQRRATLGESAGLAVDLMQLSRAQMPLGKYAEARKALEEAWPMAADNLSPKALPTIIIGAALAEARAESGDIDGAQALVTRLQPLFDAAAPGLPTGVLARARAILRLKQGRLAEARKEIDAADKIFREAGPNGDSYLPSVAALRKRIAAGR, from the coding sequence ATGACCGCGCTCGACCGCGACGATTGGCAGGCGATCCAAGAGCTATTCGATGAACTCGTCGACCTGCCGCCGGATGCCCAGACCCAAGGACTGACGGGGTCGACGCACGTGCCCGAAATCGTCTCTGCCGTCCGCGGCCTGCTCGCCGCCTCGCGCGGCGAAGGAATCCTCGACCTGAGCCCGCCGCCACTCGGTGCGGAAGCGGCAATGGTCAGCTATACCTCGCTCGCTGCAGGGCAGGATGTCGGCGGCTTCACCATCGAGCGGCTGATCGGCCGCGGCGGGCTCGGCGAGGTCTATCTCGCACACCGCGCCGGCGCCGATTTCGACCAGCGGGTCGCGCTCAAGCTGCTGCGCGTCGACGCGGCCGAGCGCGCCGAAAGCTTTGCGCGCGAACGCCGGCTGCTCGCGCGGCTCGACCATCCCGGTATCGCGCGGCTGATCGATGCCGGGGTCGCACCCGATGGACGTCCCTATATCGTCATGGACTATGTCGACGGCCTGCCCGTCGACGAATGGTGCCGCGTCCATGCGGCCGACCTCGACACGCGGCTCCGGCTGTTTCGCGAAACCTGCGACGCGGTCGCCTACGCCCACGCCAACCTCGTCGTCCACCGCGACATCAAGCCGTCGAACATATTGGTCGACCCGGCGGGCAAGCCACGCCTCGTCGATTTCGGTATCGGCAAGCTGCTCGACGACAGCGCCGCGCTGCCCGCGACGACGCAGGCGATGCTCACCCCCGACTATGCCGCGCCCGAACAGCTCGACGGCGACGAGGCGACCGTCGCAACCGACGTCTACGCCCTCGGCGTCGTGCTCTACGAACTGGTGAGCGGCAAGAGTCCCTGGCGCGGCGAAAAATCCTCGGTGCCCGCGATGATCCGGCGCGTCCTCTATGAGGACGCCGCCCTCCCCAGCCGCGCCGCGGCCTCGGGCGGTGCCCCGGTCCCCGCGAACCGGATCGGCGGCGATCTCGACGCAATCGTGATGAAGGCGATGCGCCGCAACCCCGCCGAACGCTATCTGAGCGTCAGCGCGCTGTCCGAGGATGTCGCCCGCCACCAGCAATTCCTGCCCGTTCAGGCCCGCGACGGGTCGACCCGCTATATGGCCGGGCGCTTCCTCCGCCGCTATCGCTGGGGGGTGGCCGCGACCGCGGCAGTGCTCGCCGCATTGCTCGTCGGGGCCGGCGGCATCGCATGGCAGGCCCGCCAGACCGCTATCGAGCGCGACGCCGCACTCGCCGAAGCGAAGCGCTCGGAGGCGATCAACCGTCTGCTCAGCGTGATGCTGCGCGACACCGCCGCAACCGACGCGGGAGAGAGTGCGACGGTCAAGCAGATGCTCGACCAGACCGCCGACCGTCTCGCCAATTCGCTCGACAAGAGCGAGGAATCGGCCGTTCTCGTCGCGACGCTCTACAATCTTTATGTGAACCTCGAGGACAATCTCGGCTCGTATACCCTCGTCAGCCGGGCGCTCGAACGCGGGGTCGGCAGCGACAGCGCCGCCGCCACGGCGGACCTGAAGGTCAAGAAGGCCGCGGCCGCGGCCGCGACGGGCAATACCGGCGAAATGCCCGCGTTGATCGCGGACGCCGAACGCGTCTTCGCGACCGATCCGGTGCGCTATCGCCTGCAGATCGTCGAGTTGAAACAGGCCAAGGCGCAATATCTGCGCCGTACCGGCAAGACCGAGGAGGCGGTCAAGCTGCTCGTGTCGTTGCTGCCCGACGCCGAGGTCGTGTGGAAGGAAAACCACCGCGACATGCTGTCGATCTACAACAACATCCTCGTCTACATGATCGAACTCGGCCAGCTCGACCAAATGACGCCGATCATCGCGCGCGCCGAGGCGCTTATCGCGCGATCGGGCGAGACGAACAGCGGGTCGGACCTCAATATCCGGCAGCTCAAGGCGTTGCGCCTGATCCGCCTCGGCAAGCCTCAAGAGGCCGAACCCCTGCTCGTCGCCCTCGTCGCCCAGCGCCGCGCGACGCTGGGGGAATCGGCGGGTCTCGCGGTCGACCTGATGCAGCTCAGTCGCGCACAGATGCCGCTCGGCAAATATGCCGAAGCGCGCAAGGCGCTCGAGGAAGCCTGGCCGATGGCCGCCGACAATCTGTCGCCCAAGGCATTGCCGACAATCATCATCGGCGCCGCGCTCGCCGAGGCACGCGCCGAGTCCGGCGATATCGACGGCGCGCAGGCGCTGGTCACCCGGCTCCAGCCCCTGTTCGACGCCGCAGCGCCGGGCCTGCCCACCGGGGTTCTCGCGCGCGCCCGCGCCATCCTCCGGCTGAAGCAGGGCCGCCTCGCCGAGGCGCGCAAGGAAATCGACGCCGCCGACAAGATCTTCCGCGAAGCCGGTCCGAATGGCGACTCCTATCTCCCGTCGGTCGCCGCGCTCCGCAAACGCATCGCCGCGGGCCGCTAG
- a CDS encoding glycoside hydrolase family 3 C-terminal domain-containing protein yields MTDPTQHDFAPRRGASDAWISETIEAIIAEATLAEKVGMLSGRGFFADFVADDKLWGARPYRAGSGIERLGVPPLWFSDGPRGVARGQSTCFPCTMARGATFDTDLEMRIGEAMGKEMRAQDCDLSGAVCINLLRHPAWGRAQETYGEDPHHLGAMGTALGLGIQTQNVMATVKHFALNSMENARFRVDVRIDERALHEIYLPHFKAALDAGIATVMSAYNKLDGEYCGQHHGLLTDILRTEWGFSGFVHSDWVMGLYKPYAVSAGLDIENPEPQILGDKLVAAVEAGHVAPWVIDRACRNILHTQYRFACAEDPCEAYPAELVAGPAHVALAREAAEKSIVLLENDGVLPLDRAKIGRIAVLGKLAVQANTGDRGSSRVRPPHVVTTLAALSERLGPDAILTGDEDDIAAAVAAARGADVALVVAGYTAREEGEYIPGELTLGQESDGTRRAAIGGDRLSLDLPAAQVALIDAVAATGTPVIVAIVAGSAVLVEGWRGRAAAILQTFYAGMEGGTALANILFGDANPSGRLPFTVARDPAHYPFFDRDADTIRYDYWHGYGKFARDGVEPRYRFGHGLSYTRFGQRALHVRATATALEITTTISNLGDRAGDASLLCYVGGPGGIERWPRMLKAFTRVSLQPGEARTVTLTIALDDLRYRDTAAHGWRFEPGDYRITVCGFGDMLETSVRL; encoded by the coding sequence ATGACCGATCCGACGCAGCATGATTTCGCTCCCCGCCGCGGTGCGTCCGACGCGTGGATTTCCGAAACGATCGAAGCGATCATCGCCGAGGCGACGCTCGCCGAAAAGGTCGGCATGCTGTCGGGACGCGGTTTTTTTGCCGATTTCGTTGCCGACGACAAATTGTGGGGCGCACGCCCCTATCGCGCCGGCAGCGGGATCGAACGGCTGGGCGTCCCCCCGCTGTGGTTCTCCGACGGGCCGCGCGGGGTCGCGCGCGGGCAAAGCACCTGCTTTCCATGCACCATGGCGCGCGGCGCGACCTTCGACACCGACCTCGAAATGCGGATCGGCGAGGCGATGGGCAAGGAGATGCGCGCGCAGGATTGCGACCTGTCGGGCGCCGTCTGCATCAACCTTCTCCGCCACCCGGCGTGGGGCCGTGCACAGGAAACCTATGGCGAGGATCCGCATCATCTGGGCGCGATGGGCACCGCGCTCGGGCTCGGCATCCAGACCCAGAATGTGATGGCAACGGTGAAGCATTTCGCGCTCAATTCGATGGAGAATGCCCGCTTCAGGGTCGATGTGCGGATCGACGAACGCGCGCTGCACGAGATCTACCTGCCGCATTTCAAGGCCGCGCTCGACGCCGGCATCGCGACGGTGATGAGTGCATACAATAAACTGGATGGCGAATATTGCGGCCAGCACCACGGCCTGCTTACCGACATATTGCGCACCGAATGGGGCTTTTCCGGCTTCGTCCATTCGGATTGGGTGATGGGATTGTACAAGCCTTATGCCGTGTCCGCCGGGCTCGACATCGAAAATCCCGAGCCGCAGATCCTCGGCGACAAGCTGGTCGCGGCGGTCGAGGCGGGGCATGTCGCGCCGTGGGTGATCGACCGCGCCTGCCGCAACATCTTGCACACCCAATATCGCTTCGCCTGCGCCGAGGATCCGTGCGAGGCCTATCCGGCCGAGCTGGTCGCCGGCCCGGCGCACGTCGCGCTCGCGCGCGAGGCCGCCGAAAAATCGATCGTCCTGCTCGAAAACGACGGCGTCCTGCCGCTCGATCGCGCGAAGATCGGGCGTATCGCGGTGCTCGGCAAATTGGCGGTCCAGGCGAACACCGGCGACAGGGGATCAAGCCGCGTCCGCCCGCCGCATGTCGTGACGACTCTTGCGGCGCTGAGCGAACGCCTGGGTCCCGACGCGATCCTGACCGGCGACGAGGACGATATCGCGGCCGCGGTCGCCGCCGCGCGCGGCGCCGACGTCGCGCTGGTCGTCGCGGGCTACACCGCGCGCGAGGAAGGCGAATATATTCCCGGCGAGCTCACGCTCGGACAGGAAAGCGACGGCACGCGCCGCGCCGCGATCGGCGGCGACCGGCTGTCGCTCGACCTGCCCGCGGCGCAGGTCGCGCTGATCGACGCCGTCGCCGCCACCGGGACCCCGGTGATCGTCGCGATCGTCGCGGGGTCGGCGGTGCTCGTCGAGGGCTGGCGCGGCCGCGCCGCGGCGATCCTGCAAACCTTCTACGCGGGCATGGAGGGCGGCACCGCACTCGCCAACATCCTGTTCGGCGACGCGAACCCGTCGGGCCGACTGCCCTTCACGGTCGCGCGCGATCCCGCCCACTACCCCTTCTTCGACCGCGACGCCGACACGATCCGCTATGACTATTGGCACGGCTACGGCAAATTCGCGCGCGACGGGGTCGAACCGCGCTATCGCTTCGGCCACGGCCTCAGCTACACCCGTTTCGGCCAACGCGCGCTGCACGTGCGTGCAACCGCGACCGCGCTCGAAATCACCACCACCATCAGCAACCTCGGCGACCGCGCCGGCGATGCGAGTCTCCTTTGCTACGTCGGCGGCCCCGGCGGGATCGAGCGCTGGCCGCGCATGCTCAAGGCCTTCACGCGCGTGTCGCTCCAGCCCGGCGAGGCGCGCACGGTGACGCTGACGATCGCCCTCGACGACCTGCGTTACCGCGACACGGCGGCGCACGGCTGGCGATTCGAACCGGGAGACTATCGGATCACGGTGTGCGGCTTCGGCGACATGCTGGAGACGTCGGTACGACTCTAG
- a CDS encoding response regulator transcription factor, protein MSTTPNLVVNGATGACRDAARLLVIEDDRQTRAFLRAGLEESGYVVACAADGGVGLEAARRLRSDAIILDRMLPATDGLTLLQTLRDEGIDTPVLILSAIGSTDERVRGLRAGSDDYLVKPFEMSELVARLEVLLRRRSALSALTHLEFEDLSLDLLASRASRAGKALALQPRALQLLEFLMRNPRQIVTRSMILHTVWNYDFDPRTNVIDVYVSNLRREINRPGLTQLLHTVRGVGFRLSPEA, encoded by the coding sequence GTGTCGACGACACCCAATCTGGTCGTAAACGGCGCTACGGGGGCCTGCCGCGACGCGGCGCGCTTGCTGGTCATCGAGGATGATCGGCAGACCCGGGCCTTTCTGCGCGCGGGGCTTGAGGAGAGCGGCTATGTCGTCGCTTGCGCGGCGGACGGGGGCGTGGGTCTTGAAGCGGCGAGGCGCCTGCGGTCCGATGCGATCATCCTCGATCGTATGCTGCCCGCGACGGATGGCCTGACGCTCCTTCAGACGCTGCGCGATGAAGGCATCGATACGCCGGTCCTCATCCTGTCGGCGATCGGATCGACCGACGAACGGGTCCGCGGACTGAGGGCGGGGTCCGACGATTATCTTGTGAAGCCGTTCGAGATGAGCGAACTGGTTGCGCGTCTCGAGGTCCTGCTGCGCAGGCGGTCGGCGCTTTCCGCATTGACGCATCTTGAGTTCGAAGATCTGTCGCTCGACCTTCTCGCGTCCCGCGCGTCGCGCGCAGGCAAGGCGCTGGCGCTCCAGCCGCGAGCGCTTCAACTGCTCGAATTCCTGATGCGAAATCCGCGTCAGATCGTCACGCGGTCGATGATTCTGCATACTGTCTGGAACTATGACTTCGACCCCCGGACGAATGTGATCGATGTGTATGTCAGCAATCTTCGGCGGGAGATCAACCGTCCGGGCCTGACGCAACTGCTCCACACCGTCCGAGGCGTGGGCTTTCGTCTGAGCCCTGAGGCGTGA
- a CDS encoding alkaline phosphatase, whose product MTMKKILPYGLCLPLALAAAASAAAQSSSTDTSAPAVATNATAQSAPRTAKNVILFLADAGGVSAVHAASLLAYGEPLKLRIQQWPHLGLSETSPVDAFVSDSANGMSSIVTGVKTRNGVISQGPDVERGKKDGTPTKTILEYAEERGLLTGVISTQSIADATPAANYAHSNDRKKWGEIFPQAFTPRFGDGVDVLFGAGRRKIGEQLTAAGTSFDQLATKHGRPIRATLAEVTAGEKRPVVVADEIDVRAATLKALDILEKSPKGYFLAVEWDAHTDDPREGLENIANFDRLIAEVEKRVNLDDTLLIFTADHSFGLQVDGGRRGGDVLQGYDAWKAAKTKDGIVRLENVLVNDTHTAEEVPALATGAGAERVRGYFPNTHLFDVMMKAFGWTAGAAK is encoded by the coding sequence ATGACGATGAAAAAAATCCTTCCTTATGGGCTCTGCCTTCCGCTCGCCCTTGCCGCCGCCGCCTCCGCAGCCGCGCAATCAAGCTCGACCGACACCTCTGCCCCGGCTGTCGCCACGAACGCCACCGCTCAGAGCGCACCGCGCACCGCGAAGAATGTCATCCTGTTCCTCGCCGATGCCGGCGGCGTGTCGGCGGTCCACGCCGCGAGCCTGCTCGCCTATGGCGAACCCCTGAAGCTCCGCATCCAGCAATGGCCGCATCTGGGACTCAGCGAGACGTCGCCCGTCGACGCCTTCGTGTCGGACTCGGCGAACGGCATGTCGTCGATCGTCACCGGCGTGAAGACCCGCAACGGGGTCATCAGCCAGGGCCCCGACGTCGAACGCGGCAAGAAGGATGGAACGCCCACCAAGACCATCCTCGAATATGCCGAAGAGCGCGGTCTGCTCACCGGCGTGATCAGCACGCAGTCGATCGCCGATGCGACGCCGGCCGCCAACTACGCACATTCGAACGACCGCAAGAAATGGGGCGAGATCTTCCCGCAGGCCTTCACGCCGCGCTTCGGCGATGGCGTGGACGTCCTGTTCGGCGCAGGTCGCCGCAAGATCGGCGAGCAGTTGACGGCCGCGGGAACGAGCTTCGACCAGTTGGCCACCAAGCACGGTCGCCCGATCCGCGCCACGCTGGCCGAGGTAACGGCAGGTGAGAAGCGTCCGGTCGTCGTCGCCGACGAGATCGACGTTCGCGCTGCTACGCTCAAGGCGCTGGACATCCTCGAGAAATCGCCGAAGGGCTATTTTCTCGCCGTCGAATGGGACGCCCACACCGACGACCCGCGCGAAGGCCTCGAGAATATCGCGAACTTCGACCGGCTGATCGCAGAAGTCGAAAAGCGCGTGAACCTCGACGATACGCTCCTGATCTTTACCGCCGACCACAGCTTCGGCCTGCAGGTCGACGGCGGGCGCCGCGGCGGCGATGTCCTTCAGGGCTATGACGCGTGGAAGGCAGCCAAGACGAAGGACGGGATCGTCCGGCTCGAAAATGTCCTGGTCAACGACACGCATACTGCCGAGGAAGTCCCTGCGCTCGCCACGGGCGCCGGCGCCGAGCGCGTCCGCGGCTACTTCCCCAACACCCACCTGTTCGACGTCATGATGAAGGCGTTCGGCTGGACGGCCGGCGCTGCAAAATAG
- a CDS encoding TonB-dependent receptor, whose product MNCFAKWRTAAFLSSAMIALAAGTAHAQTESAPQAAETGAREGTVTGRVYDEASGKSLRGAIVRVVGTNIQDYTTEDGRYQIAAPAGPITLQIEYVGLDTVTRAVDVTPGANSAVDVQLTSSALSREEIVVRAQASGQALAINQQKTANGIVNIVSEETFGPSPDGNIGYALQRLPGLSVNTDQDGSPTGINIRGIEGDYNSFQVDGNRVPTSGGSRGINLTRFAGDGITTIEVIKAPTPDRDGDAIGGIVNVVTRSAFQRSGQEIAVDVGGVYSDLPNKMGHAVTAQYSDIFSIGGGDRNFGISGTISNYRTDRYSLNRDMDWVQVTPANNPALGLEQYSDPVWFMESSHWEYDTRVTRTTTANLNLDFRTDPFNSFYARFGYSNAGRRGEKFETDIDIDTRFQDAVGGRKTYAELTPDYGRGTTGNNGSRASRGWIGTEDDRKSRFFSANFGGRHEGTNDLLTYDFFYSRNKDRTTNDNELNFVMEPDDPWLQFEYQLIDVSRGEVIINELSGRDPTDLSLVTEGELILNNSVGIEKVYSARADYERTFDLGSSAFTFKAGAKYYRSKRRFDQVADVYSMDEAFPYADVANPNNKVILGGSKYFDVIPAKGVALLQSRPELFSFEEEDALEDSYFEDYDASETTKAGYIMGTWRSGAHTILGGVRYEHVNWKNSNYQVSYLDGDASFTRAKQGDKYGHWLPSIHFRHELAPNLIMRESYNRSYGRPRLSELTQGRFVNEDGDIVDGNPNLKPALSDNFDAQLEYYTDNGGLYSIAVFYKNVRDFSYTQVYNFNNVDANGIPIQNPDGDLEYEVPMNGSTAKNYGIELIARQRFTFLPGALRGLSASVSATFSDSKATYPNRTDDRDLPVPGFSKFLFTGSLEWAWKGFEIRADYIHRSHYVEGLGDSIESDEFYAAEQRVDLQAAYSFAKNLRAYVAVTNLTDEPQVSYSGYRQFVEDASLTGRKFRFGLEYKF is encoded by the coding sequence ATGAACTGTTTTGCAAAATGGCGTACGGCCGCATTCCTCTCTTCGGCGATGATCGCGCTCGCCGCCGGAACCGCGCATGCGCAGACTGAAAGCGCACCTCAAGCGGCCGAAACCGGCGCACGCGAGGGCACGGTGACCGGCCGCGTCTACGACGAAGCGAGCGGCAAGTCGCTGCGCGGCGCGATCGTGCGCGTCGTCGGCACGAACATACAGGATTATACGACCGAGGATGGTCGCTATCAGATCGCCGCGCCGGCCGGACCGATCACCCTCCAGATCGAATATGTGGGTCTCGACACGGTCACGCGGGCGGTGGACGTGACGCCGGGCGCCAACAGCGCCGTCGACGTCCAGCTGACCAGCAGTGCGCTCAGCCGCGAGGAGATCGTCGTCCGCGCGCAGGCCAGCGGCCAGGCGCTCGCGATCAACCAGCAAAAAACCGCCAACGGCATCGTCAACATCGTCTCCGAAGAGACCTTCGGTCCGTCGCCCGACGGCAATATCGGCTACGCGCTCCAGCGTCTGCCCGGGCTCAGCGTCAACACCGATCAGGACGGCTCACCGACCGGGATCAACATTCGCGGTATCGAAGGCGACTACAACTCCTTTCAGGTCGACGGGAACCGTGTTCCGACCTCTGGCGGATCACGCGGCATCAACCTCACCAGGTTCGCTGGTGACGGCATCACGACGATCGAAGTGATCAAGGCGCCCACACCCGACCGCGACGGCGACGCGATCGGGGGCATCGTCAATGTCGTAACGCGCAGCGCCTTCCAGCGCAGCGGCCAGGAAATCGCCGTGGACGTCGGCGGCGTGTACAGTGACCTGCCCAACAAGATGGGCCACGCGGTCACTGCGCAATATTCGGACATCTTCAGCATCGGCGGCGGCGACCGGAACTTCGGCATCAGCGGCACGATCAGCAACTACCGGACCGACCGCTACTCGCTCAACCGCGACATGGACTGGGTCCAGGTGACACCGGCGAACAACCCTGCGCTGGGCCTCGAACAATATAGCGATCCTGTGTGGTTCATGGAATCGTCGCACTGGGAATATGACACGCGCGTCACCAGGACGACCACGGCCAACCTCAATCTCGACTTTCGTACCGACCCCTTCAATTCCTTCTACGCCCGCTTCGGATACAGCAATGCGGGGCGCCGCGGCGAGAAGTTCGAAACCGACATCGACATCGACACGCGCTTTCAAGACGCGGTGGGCGGCCGCAAGACCTATGCCGAACTCACGCCCGACTATGGCCGCGGCACGACGGGGAACAACGGGTCGCGCGCGTCGCGCGGGTGGATCGGGACCGAGGACGATCGCAAGTCGCGCTTTTTCTCCGCCAATTTCGGCGGCCGTCACGAAGGCACCAACGACCTTCTGACCTATGATTTCTTTTATTCGCGCAACAAGGACCGGACGACCAACGACAATGAACTCAACTTCGTCATGGAACCCGACGATCCATGGCTCCAGTTCGAATATCAGCTGATCGACGTCTCGCGCGGCGAGGTGATCATCAACGAGCTCAGCGGACGCGATCCGACCGATCTCTCACTCGTGACCGAGGGCGAACTCATCCTCAACAACTCGGTCGGTATCGAGAAGGTCTACAGCGCGCGTGCCGATTATGAACGGACCTTCGATCTCGGATCGAGCGCCTTTACCTTCAAGGCCGGCGCAAAATATTACCGTAGCAAGCGCCGCTTCGACCAGGTTGCCGACGTCTATTCGATGGACGAGGCCTTTCCCTATGCCGACGTCGCCAATCCCAATAACAAGGTCATTCTCGGCGGCAGCAAATATTTCGACGTCATCCCTGCCAAGGGCGTCGCGCTTCTGCAGAGCCGGCCCGAACTGTTCAGCTTCGAAGAAGAGGACGCGCTCGAGGACAGCTATTTCGAGGATTATGACGCCTCGGAAACGACCAAGGCAGGCTATATCATGGGCACATGGCGTTCGGGCGCCCACACCATTCTCGGCGGTGTGCGCTACGAGCATGTGAACTGGAAGAACAGCAACTACCAGGTCAGCTATCTCGACGGCGATGCAAGCTTCACGCGTGCGAAGCAGGGCGACAAATATGGCCACTGGCTGCCGAGCATCCATTTCCGCCACGAACTCGCACCGAACCTCATCATGCGTGAAAGCTACAATCGCAGCTATGGTCGCCCGCGGCTCAGCGAACTGACGCAGGGGCGGTTCGTGAACGAGGATGGCGACATCGTCGACGGGAACCCCAATCTCAAGCCCGCGCTGTCCGACAATTTCGATGCCCAGCTCGAATATTATACCGACAATGGCGGACTCTACAGCATCGCCGTCTTCTACAAGAATGTCCGCGATTTCAGCTACACGCAGGTCTACAACTTCAACAACGTCGACGCGAACGGGATCCCGATCCAGAATCCCGACGGCGACCTCGAATATGAGGTTCCGATGAACGGGTCGACCGCGAAGAATTACGGGATCGAGCTGATCGCGCGCCAGCGCTTCACCTTCCTTCCCGGCGCGCTGCGCGGCCTGAGCGCCAGCGTCAGTGCCACCTTCTCGGACAGCAAGGCGACCTATCCGAACCGCACCGACGACCGCGACCTTCCGGTTCCGGGCTTCTCGAAATTCCTCTTCACCGGGTCGCTCGAATGGGCGTGGAAGGGGTTCGAAATTCGCGCCGACTACATTCACCGCAGCCACTATGTCGAAGGTCTCGGCGACAGCATCGAGAGCGACGAATTCTATGCCGCCGAGCAGCGCGTCGACCTGCAGGCCGCGTACAGCTTTGCCAAAAACCTCCGCGCTTATGTCGCGGTCACCAATCTGACCGACGAACCGCAGGTGTCCTACTCGGGCTATCGCCAGTTCGTCGAGGACGCGAGCCTCACCGGGCGGAAGTTCCGTTTCGGCCTCGAATATAAATTCTGA